The proteins below come from a single Candidatus Palauibacter polyketidifaciens genomic window:
- the ftcD gene encoding glutamate formimidoyltransferase, producing the protein MASRTTLSPGWLLCEPNVSEGRDPLRMARFAAAVEEVRGVELLHKSADPDHHRMVLAYRGSPPVVAQATTALAAAVYAEVDLRRHRGRHPRIGALDVVPFVRGPGCPEADALGASRSFGAWAAARSVPVFFYERAATNPDRTSLPAIRSGQFEGLAEKLSHPQWRPDLGPSAPHRSLGAVVVGVRGPLVRFNVNLDTEDPGPARRIAAAIRESGGGLRHVRALGIPLRRQALTQVSMNLTRYAVTGIDAAYERVAEGARAEGVRLAGSEFIGPVPAEAIRGLDPARLDADLAPDQILELPGTRDGGEGGEA; encoded by the coding sequence CTGGCCTCCCGCACCACTCTGAGCCCCGGGTGGCTCCTCTGCGAGCCCAACGTGAGCGAGGGGCGCGATCCACTCAGGATGGCTCGCTTCGCGGCCGCCGTCGAGGAGGTTCGCGGCGTTGAACTCCTCCACAAATCGGCCGACCCGGACCACCACCGCATGGTGCTCGCCTACCGGGGGTCCCCGCCCGTCGTCGCCCAGGCGACGACCGCGCTCGCGGCAGCGGTGTACGCGGAGGTGGATCTGCGACGGCACCGGGGCCGGCACCCCCGGATCGGCGCGCTCGATGTCGTTCCTTTCGTGCGCGGCCCGGGTTGTCCCGAGGCCGATGCGCTCGGCGCGTCCCGGTCCTTCGGCGCGTGGGCGGCGGCGCGCTCGGTCCCGGTCTTCTTCTATGAACGGGCGGCGACGAACCCGGACCGGACTTCCCTTCCCGCGATCCGATCCGGGCAGTTCGAGGGTCTCGCCGAGAAGTTGTCGCACCCCCAGTGGAGGCCCGACCTTGGTCCCTCGGCGCCTCATCGGTCGCTCGGCGCCGTCGTTGTCGGGGTACGAGGGCCGCTCGTACGCTTCAACGTGAATCTCGATACGGAAGACCCCGGGCCGGCACGGCGCATCGCGGCGGCGATCCGGGAGTCCGGCGGCGGACTCCGGCATGTCCGGGCGCTCGGAATCCCGCTTCGGCGGCAAGCGTTGACGCAGGTGTCCATGAACCTGACCCGCTACGCGGTGACCGGGATCGATGCGGCGTACGAGCGCGTCGCCGAAGGCGCGCGGGCGGAAGGTGTGAGGCTCGCGGGAAGCGAGTTCATCGGTCCCGTGCCTGCCGAGGCCATCCGCGGCCTCGACCCCGCGCGGCTGGACGCGGATCTCGCGCCGGACCAGATATTGGAGTTGCCGGGGACCCGAGACGGCGGAGAGGGAGGAGAGGCATGA
- the hutH gene encoding histidine ammonia-lyase produces the protein MSATAVPLSRALSIPDVVAVARGGSQVRELDGVARERVEASRNTVVEALDRPGARIYGITTGYGALAGTRIEATDAARLSWNLILKCATGTGPPLPEDWVRAMLLVRANSLALGASGVRPVIIDTLVRMLNRGVTPVVPAKGSLGASGDLAPLAHMAAVATRSPGSDPDAGEGEDPTAFSGEAWFEGRRMDGASAMAAAGISRPGLQAKEGLALTNGTTMMVAGAALQLHDARRLLLHAEMAAALSFEALLARTAALHPRLHEANNQPGQIGTAERLRSLLSGSALVDTDVDRVQDAYSLRCTPQVMGPVHDMAGFLWGRVEASLNAVSDNPLIFPAAGQEPGAFVSGGNFHGAGPALWLDTLGIALADVASLSDRRMFRMLTPELSAGLPAMLVESPGLHGGLMSLQYTGAALVSDNKTLAHPDSVDSIPTSANQEDHVSMGANAARHAGEILDNTRTVLAIELLGAAQAVYLRPEGPDRLGAGTRTVYEAVRECVPPVIEDRSLAEDVVRLEAAIDSGTLERAAAEALGDLWPPAPL, from the coding sequence ATGAGCGCGACAGCCGTCCCGCTCTCCCGAGCCCTCTCGATTCCCGACGTTGTCGCCGTGGCGCGCGGGGGCTCGCAGGTCCGGGAACTCGATGGCGTCGCGCGCGAGCGGGTGGAGGCGAGCCGGAACACGGTCGTGGAGGCGCTCGATCGACCCGGGGCCCGGATCTACGGGATCACCACCGGCTACGGGGCGCTCGCCGGCACTCGCATCGAGGCGACCGACGCGGCACGGCTGTCGTGGAACCTGATCCTCAAGTGTGCGACGGGGACGGGTCCGCCGCTGCCGGAGGACTGGGTGCGGGCGATGCTGCTCGTGCGGGCGAACTCGCTCGCGCTCGGCGCGTCGGGCGTGCGCCCCGTCATCATCGACACGCTCGTCCGGATGCTGAACCGGGGAGTCACGCCGGTGGTGCCCGCCAAGGGCTCGCTCGGGGCGAGCGGCGACCTCGCTCCCCTCGCGCACATGGCGGCCGTCGCGACCCGCTCCCCCGGGTCGGATCCCGATGCGGGCGAGGGCGAGGATCCGACGGCGTTCAGCGGCGAAGCGTGGTTCGAGGGCCGCCGCATGGACGGGGCGAGCGCGATGGCTGCGGCGGGGATCTCCCGCCCGGGCCTGCAGGCCAAGGAGGGGCTGGCGCTGACGAACGGGACCACGATGATGGTCGCGGGCGCCGCGCTCCAGCTCCACGACGCGCGACGTCTGCTCCTTCACGCGGAGATGGCGGCGGCGCTGAGCTTTGAAGCGTTGCTGGCCCGCACCGCGGCGCTGCACCCGAGGCTGCACGAGGCGAACAACCAGCCGGGGCAGATCGGAACGGCGGAGAGGCTCCGGTCGCTCCTCTCCGGGAGCGCGCTCGTCGACACGGACGTCGACCGGGTGCAGGACGCATACAGCCTGCGCTGCACGCCTCAGGTCATGGGTCCGGTTCACGACATGGCCGGATTCCTGTGGGGGCGGGTGGAAGCCTCCCTCAATGCGGTGTCGGACAATCCGCTGATCTTCCCCGCCGCGGGACAGGAGCCGGGCGCGTTCGTGTCGGGCGGCAACTTCCACGGCGCGGGGCCGGCGCTGTGGCTCGACACGCTGGGGATCGCGCTTGCGGACGTGGCAAGCCTGTCGGACCGCCGGATGTTCCGCATGCTGACGCCGGAACTTTCCGCGGGGCTTCCCGCCATGCTCGTGGAGTCTCCGGGGCTTCACGGCGGCCTGATGTCGCTCCAGTACACGGGGGCGGCGCTCGTGTCCGACAACAAGACGCTCGCGCATCCGGACTCCGTCGACTCGATTCCGACGAGCGCGAACCAGGAGGACCACGTGAGCATGGGCGCCAACGCGGCCCGTCACGCGGGCGAGATCCTCGACAACACGCGCACGGTGCTCGCGATCGAGCTGCTCGGCGCTGCGCAGGCGGTCTACCTCCGCCCCGAGGGTCCCGATCGACTGGGCGCCGGCACGCGGACCGTGTACGAGGCCGTGCGGGAGTGCGTGCCTCCGGTCATCGAAGACCGCTCCCTGGCGGAGGATGTCGTGCGTCTGGAGGCGGCGATCGACTCCGGGACGCTGGAACGGGCAGCCGCCGAGGCTCTGGGCGATCTCTGGCCTCCCGCACCACTCTGA